In the genome of Dermacentor andersoni chromosome 3, qqDerAnde1_hic_scaffold, whole genome shotgun sequence, one region contains:
- the LOC140216595 gene encoding uncharacterized protein has product MSLETGEPPKLYGVNFQPPAPFDFANPPTWATWLSRYEDYAVVSGLTKASEDTQVRSLLYCMGPEARPLLETFSLDAQSLASYQAVATRFTEHFVHPANELYESSRLHRRVQLPDGSVDTYYAELRRMVKRCNYPSAAVEERLVRDRFVVGLRDSRLSDQLCRNAKLTLQDAWTQARQSEDADREKALPQNRTEHSYPALVDTYQLAPQAAPARS; this is encoded by the coding sequence ATGTCCCTCGAGACCGGCGAGCCGCCAAAACTGTACGGCGTCAACTTCCAGCCGCCGGCACCGTTCGACTTCGCGAACCCGCCAACGTGGGCGACATGGCTCAGCCGCTACGAAGACTACGCAGTGGTTTCAGGACTGACGAAAGCGTCGGAAGACACGCAGGTACGCTCGCTACTGTACTGCATGGGCCCGGAGGCCCGCCCGCTTCTCGAGACGTTCTCGCTCGACGCCCAGTCGCTTGCTTCATACCAAGCCGTTGCCACCCGCTTCACTGAGCACTTCGTGCACCCGGCAAACGAGCTTTACGAATCGTCACGGCTCCACAGACGCGTTCAGCTGCCCGACGGAAGCGTCGACACGTACTACGCAGAACTGCGCAGGATGGTCAAGCGCTGTAACTATCCGTCTGCTGCTGTCGAGGAAAGGCTCGTACGCGACCGGTTCGTCGTCGGCCTCCGCGACTCCCGTCTCTCGGACCAGCTGTGCCGGAACGCGAAGTTGACACTACAGGACGCCTGGACACAAGCCCGTCAATCCGAAGACGCCGACAGGGAAAAGGCGTTGCCCCAGAACCGCACCGAGCActcatatccagctttagtggacacgtaccaactagcgccccaagcggccccggcacgaagctag